A DNA window from Onthophagus taurus isolate NC chromosome 1, IU_Otau_3.0, whole genome shotgun sequence contains the following coding sequences:
- the LOC111418555 gene encoding pro-resilin-like: MKVFVCALICFAVVVAEPPVPSNRYLPGATFNSAVNVKGNFPSATYGTPTQYSIPSQQYLPSQYNAPSHQTYNTPSTQYGAPTQYNQHEESQPIISSSQYVAPSTQYGVPSQYNAPSSQYGVPAVRSNTPSTTYGVPSAKYGVPSARYGAPSYARSNYEEHSEPANYNFQYDVQEQHEGTDFGHAETRQGEHAQGRYYVTLPDGRKQTVDYTADEQGFKPQISYEKTNNYASRSGNYNNQGYVNGGYSQNGY, translated from the exons ATGAAg gTTTTCGTTTGTGCTTTGATATGCTTTGCCGTGGTTGTTGCTGAACCACCAGTACCAAGTAATCGTTATCTCCCAGGAGCAACCTTCAACAGTGCTGTAAATGTAAAAGGCAATTTCCCATCTGCAACTTATGGAACACCCACTCAATACAGCATTCCTTCTCAACAATATCTTCCTTCTCAATACAACGCTCCTTCTCACCAAACTTACAACACCCCTTCCACTCAATATGGTGCACCAACGCAATATAATCAACATGAAGAATCTCAACCAATTATTTCATCATCCCAATACGTTGCACCATCGACTCAGTATGGAGTTCCATCTCAATATAACGCCCCATCTTCCCAATACGGAGTTCCAGCTGTAAGATCTAACACCCCATCGACAACCTATGGTGTTCCCTCTGCTAAATATGGAGTACCATCAGCTAGATACGGAGCTCCAAGTTATGCTAGATCAAACTATGAAGAACACTCC GAACCAGCTAACTACAACTTCCAATACGATGTTCAAGAACAACACGAAGGTACCGATTTCGGACACGCTGAAACTCGCCAAGGTGAACACGCTCAAGGTAGATATTACGTTACTCTTCCTGATGGTAGGAAACAAACCGTTGATTACACCGCCGATGAACAAGGATTCAAACCACAAATTTCCTATGAAAAAACCAACAACTACGCTTCCAGATCTGGAAACTATAACAATCAAGGTTACGTAAATGGTGGATATTCccaaaatggatattaa
- the LOC139429760 gene encoding uncharacterized protein isoform X2 encodes MFQLLVILMAFFYASSTSTHSKSKPKIESLFPSFNDFLNNNFEQDTTQPPNHLGYIDKFDLLHQQPDLREFFYFDGYPRILNKIHDVQSMSQYNPINPFSSRKNVETFDEPTSFKKMNNLDFMEPPLFIKEIPREETQLKAGEPIKSYEDAAKAFNEVKSLQKIHHDNGESQENLDKQILKPGNSKSNEHYLGNEIIPHSKTNVKNEGRNEQNRGEVNKKPFGGYKIGNQNIRKFILI; translated from the exons atgtttcaG TTACTGGTAATTTTAATGGCATTTTTTTATGCTTCATCTACATCAACCCATTCAAAATCCAAGCCAAAAATAGAATCTCTATTTCCTAGTTTTAACGATtttctaaataacaattttgaacAAGATACGACACAACCCCCAAATCATTTAGGATACattgataaatttgatttgCTTCATCAACAACCAGATTTACGtgaattcttttattttgatggATATCCACGTATTTTAAACAAGATTCATGATGTGCAATCAATGTCACAATATAATCCCATAAATCCGTTTAGCtcaagaaaaaatgttgagacATTTGATGAACCTACATCTTTTAAAAAGATGAATAATCTTGATTTTATGGAGCCCCCACTATTCATCAAGGAAATTCCTCGTGAAGAAACACAATTGAAAGCTGGTGAACCCATTAAATCTTATGAAGATGCAGCGAAGGCTTTTAATGAAGTA aaatcccTCCAAAAGATTCATCACGATAATGGTGAAAGTCAGGAAAATCTTGATAAACAAATTCTTAAGCCAGGAAATAGTAAATCTAATGAGCATTATTTAGGAAATGAGATTATACCACATTCCAAAacgaatgttaaaaatgaaggGCGAAATGAACAAAATCGTGgtgaagtaaataaaaaacctTTTGGAGGATACAAAATTGGGAAtcaaaatattagaaaatttattcttatttaa
- the LOC139429760 gene encoding uncharacterized protein isoform X1: MFQLLVILMAFFYASSTSTHSKSKPKIESLFPSFNDFLNNNFEQDTTQPPNHLGYIDKFDLLHQQPDLREFFYFDGYPRILNKIHDVQSMSQYNPINPFSSRKNVETFDEPTSFKKMNNLDFMEPPLFIKEIPREETQLKAGEPIKSYEDAAKAFNEVVRSYWLKPKYRLKSLQKIHHDNGESQENLDKQILKPGNSKSNEHYLGNEIIPHSKTNVKNEGRNEQNRGEVNKKPFGGYKIGNQNIRKFILI, translated from the exons atgtttcaG TTACTGGTAATTTTAATGGCATTTTTTTATGCTTCATCTACATCAACCCATTCAAAATCCAAGCCAAAAATAGAATCTCTATTTCCTAGTTTTAACGATtttctaaataacaattttgaacAAGATACGACACAACCCCCAAATCATTTAGGATACattgataaatttgatttgCTTCATCAACAACCAGATTTACGtgaattcttttattttgatggATATCCACGTATTTTAAACAAGATTCATGATGTGCAATCAATGTCACAATATAATCCCATAAATCCGTTTAGCtcaagaaaaaatgttgagacATTTGATGAACCTACATCTTTTAAAAAGATGAATAATCTTGATTTTATGGAGCCCCCACTATTCATCAAGGAAATTCCTCGTGAAGAAACACAATTGAAAGCTGGTGAACCCATTAAATCTTATGAAGATGCAGCGAAGGCTTTTAATGAAGTAGTAAGATCTTATTGGTTGAAGCCAAAATATCGTCTA aaatcccTCCAAAAGATTCATCACGATAATGGTGAAAGTCAGGAAAATCTTGATAAACAAATTCTTAAGCCAGGAAATAGTAAATCTAATGAGCATTATTTAGGAAATGAGATTATACCACATTCCAAAacgaatgttaaaaatgaaggGCGAAATGAACAAAATCGTGgtgaagtaaataaaaaacctTTTGGAGGATACAAAATTGGGAAtcaaaatattagaaaatttattcttatttaa
- the LOC111418544 gene encoding pro-resilin-like isoform X2, with product MYSKIIIVLASLVAAVFAEPPVPSSRYLPSTRYLPSVQTNSFTSPSTQYGVPSSVFSGRTSGYAKQMNYNSISNAYLPASYSRSENSYEDDHSEPANYNFQYDVQDNQHGNDYGHEETRHEDNAQGKYSVVLPDGRKQTVEYTADSDGFKPKISYEQVSNGYNRNSNGYSNGGYSNGNAYNNNNGNSYNSNQHNAQVYNNQESYTNEEGGYRY from the exons ATGTATAGCAAG ATCATCATAGTTTTAGCCAGTCTTGTCGCTGCTGTTTTCGCCGAACCCCCAGTTCCAAGCAGCAGATATTTGCCAAGCACCAGATATTTACCGAGCGTTCAAACTAACTCGTTTACTTCGCCAAGTACTCAATATGGAGTTCCTAGTTCAGTATTTTCTGGACGTACTTCTGGATATGCGAAGCAAATGAACTACAACTCCATAAGTAATGCTTATTTACCAGCGTCATATTCTAGATCTGAAAATTCTTATGAAGATGACCATTCT gAACCAGCTAACTACAACTTCCAATATGACGTCCAAGATAACCAACATGGTAATGATTACGGCCATGAAGAAACCAGACACGAAGATAACGCCCAAGGAAAATATTCCGTTGTGCTTCCCGATGGAAGAAAACAAACTGTAGAATACACCGCTGATTCCGATGgatttaaaccaaaaatttcTTACGAACAAGTTTCTAATGGTTACAATCGTAACTCTAATGGGTATAGCAACGGTGGTTACAGCAATGGTAATGCttacaataacaataatggAAATAGCTATAACAGTAATCAACACAATGCTCAAGTATACAACAATCAGGAATCTTACACCAATGAAGAGGGAGGTTATAGATACTAA
- the LOC111418544 gene encoding pro-resilin-like isoform X1 produces the protein MKIIIVLASLVAAVFAEPPVPSSRYLPSTRYLPSVQTNSFTSPSTQYGVPSSVFSGRTSGYAKQMNYNSISNAYLPASYSRSENSYEDDHSEPANYNFQYDVQDNQHGNDYGHEETRHEDNAQGKYSVVLPDGRKQTVEYTADSDGFKPKISYEQVSNGYNRNSNGYSNGGYSNGNAYNNNNGNSYNSNQHNAQVYNNQESYTNEEGGYRY, from the exons ATGAAG ATCATCATAGTTTTAGCCAGTCTTGTCGCTGCTGTTTTCGCCGAACCCCCAGTTCCAAGCAGCAGATATTTGCCAAGCACCAGATATTTACCGAGCGTTCAAACTAACTCGTTTACTTCGCCAAGTACTCAATATGGAGTTCCTAGTTCAGTATTTTCTGGACGTACTTCTGGATATGCGAAGCAAATGAACTACAACTCCATAAGTAATGCTTATTTACCAGCGTCATATTCTAGATCTGAAAATTCTTATGAAGATGACCATTCT gAACCAGCTAACTACAACTTCCAATATGACGTCCAAGATAACCAACATGGTAATGATTACGGCCATGAAGAAACCAGACACGAAGATAACGCCCAAGGAAAATATTCCGTTGTGCTTCCCGATGGAAGAAAACAAACTGTAGAATACACCGCTGATTCCGATGgatttaaaccaaaaatttcTTACGAACAAGTTTCTAATGGTTACAATCGTAACTCTAATGGGTATAGCAACGGTGGTTACAGCAATGGTAATGCttacaataacaataatggAAATAGCTATAACAGTAATCAACACAATGCTCAAGTATACAACAATCAGGAATCTTACACCAATGAAGAGGGAGGTTATAGATACTAA